The DNA sequence TTGTAAAAATGCTGGCAGAACCGGAAAATAATTTGTTTATAGTAGGAGATGACGATCAGTCTATTTATCGTTTCCGCGGTGCAAAGCCGGAAATTATGTTGGGGTTTGAAAAAGCATATCCACAGGCAAAGCGAATTTTATTGGATGTGAATTATCGTTCCGGTAAAGAAATCGTAGAAACATCTTTGCGTTTGATTTCACATAATGAAGCCAGATTTGAAAAAAGTATTCATGCGCATAGGAAAAGTACGCAGGGAGTTTCTTATCAGATGTATGAAAGTCCATTAGAAGAGAGCAGAGCAATTATCAGAACCATATTAGAGGGATGCGAAAAGGGAAAAAGCTACAATGACTTTGCAGTTTTATTTCGTACCAATACTCAGCCGCGGATTTTGATGGAACAGATGATGACATATAATATTCCGTTCCGTACCAGGGATAATATACCAAACCTCTATGAGCATTGGATTACCAGAGATATTTTAACCTACATAAGGCTTGCTATGGGTGGACGTGAGAGAAGAGATATTCTTCAGATTATGAATCGCCCAAAACGTTATATTACCAGGGAAAGTGTAGATGATGAAGTAATTGCATTTGATGCATGGGCAGAGTATTTCTACGAAAAGAAGCAACCCTGGGTCGCGGAACGGATTGAGCAGTTAGAGGCGGATTTGCGAGTGATAAGTAGGATTTCGCCTTATGCAGCCATTAACTATATTCGTCATACCATAGGATATGAGGAGTATTTGAAAGAATATGCAGATTATCGAAGAATCAGTGAAGATAGTCTAATAGAAGTGTTGGATGAACTTCAGGATGCGTCCAGAGAATTTAAGATTTATGGAGCGTGGTTTGATCATATGGATGCATATACGGAAGAATTAAAGGAGCAGAAGCGACAACAGGAGATGATGACAGATTGCGTTTCTTTGGCTACCTTACATAGTTCCAAAGGATTAGAATATCCGATAGTGTTTTTATTAGATGTAAATGAAGAAATCATGCCTTACAAGAAGGCTGTTTTAGATGCAGATTTACAGGAAGAGCGAAGGATGTTTTATGTGGGAATTACCCGAGCAAAGGAAGCGTTATATGTAAACAGTGTGAAGAAGTACAATGGAAAAGAAGTAGAGCCCTCTCGTTTTGTGGAAGAAATGGCAGAAAAGAAAATGGAAGAAGAATGATGTGGATTTTCTGATTTGCTTATGCTATACTGTGTTTACTACAAAAGAAAAAAGTGTTTATAAAACACATGGAATAGAACCCCCGATTGCCAGCACCGTCAAGGAGGAAACTATGACAGATAGTAAAAAAATTGATGTGATTCTGAATTGTATGCAGAAAATGGATGAGCGAATGGACAAGATGGACGCGCATATGCAGAAGATGGATGAGCGAATGGACAAGATGGACGCGCATATGCAGAAGATGGATGAGCGAATGGACAAGATGGACGCACGAATGGATACAATAGAATCACAGATAAAACAGTCAGAACGAGTATTAAAAAATGAAATCCGCAATAGTGAAAATCTTATTCTAGATGAAGTAGAGCGGGTACATAAGATTCTGGAAAAGCATAAGAATGACAATAATAAACATATTGCATAACAGTAATGAAATGGAGCTGTGGTATCACAGCTCCATTTTTATACCATAGGAAAGAATTTATTGCGTTAAAGTACGAAAGTATATGAATTTCCTATGATATAAAAAACGTTTCTTTTACGGAAGTTTTACAGAAATTACAAAAATCTGCGTATAACATTTTACATGTAGATGCTAGAATTGGACAGTAATTTTGTTCTTAATTGTAGGGAGAGTATATTGTAGAGAATGGTGAGTATGTTGCAAAAGCGGGAACACAGTCCGGCTCAAAATGGACAGTACTTCGAAAAGGAGAAAATGGAGAACTCGTAGAAGAAGTAATCCCAATGCAGACCATTTATTATGATAATAGCAATACAAAATGGGAGACCATAAATCTTCATTATTGAGGAAGTGGAGAAACTACTTGGCCGGGACTTCCAATGGAAGCAACAGAAAATGCGAATATTTATAAATTACAAGTGCCGGTAGGCATTTCCGGAATGGTATTTAACAGTACGGTAGATGGTGAAGAGGTAAGAAGCTTTGATGTAAATGATATTGTAGATGGAGCGACTTATGTTGCAGTTGATCTGGATGCTGCTGGAAAATGGGCAGTATGTCAGAGTGATAAAATACCACAGAAGCCGGAAAATCCTACAGACGAGCAAAAGAAAGCAAAACAGGTAAATACACATGTAGGTGCAGATTATGATACCGTGTACTTATCTTTTACAACAGCAGCAGAGGTTGAGTCAAAAGTAGTATTGAAGAGTGTATCAGGAGAAGAAACAACTTTCACGGGAGAACATTCTTATTCCTATGTATCAGAAAGCTTTAAGCATAAAATTGAATTAAGTGGTTTGAAACCATCAACCAAATACACTTATACCATTGGGGAAGGAAACTATAAGTTTGAAGGAAGTTTTACAACAGTTCCGGCTAAGGGAAGCAATGCTACATTAAAATTTGCATTCCTTGCAGATACTCAGGTAAGTAATGGGGTAAATGCTAAGGCAGCAGGAGCAACCTTTAACCAATTAAATCAGATTGACGATTTAGGATTTATTTATATTGGTGGAGATATTACAGACAATGCAGATAATAAGCTTCAGTGGGAAACACTATTTGAAAATGACGGTGCATACCCAACCGCAGGAATTGATTGTTTATCCAACAACTTATTAGCTGTTACACAGGGAAACCATGACAAAAATTACAATAATTCTTCTTTGTCAAATTATATCAATGCACCGGCAGAGGCTGGGAACTTAGTATATTCCATTGATTATGGTAAGGTAAAATTCATTGTATTGAATCTTGAAACAGCAAAAGAAAGCGATGCAGTACGTGATGAGCAGAAAGCATATTTAGAAAAAGAAGTTGCAGATGCAAAGGAAAATGGTCAGTGGACTATTGTAGGATTTCATAAGTCAATTTACACCGGAGCTTCTCATATTGTAGATAGTGATGTGAAAGCGGCAAGAAAGTACTGGAGCCCGGTTCTTGCAGAACTTGATGTGGATGTAGTATTAGAAGCACATGACCATGTGTATGCCCGCGGATTCATCAACGGTGATGGAACCAGAGGAGAAGTAGAACAGGATAGCACAGGAGCATATATAAGCAAGGATAATGCACCATTATACATGGTAGGTGGTCATGCAGGTGGATTAAAGTGGTATTCTCAAAAGGATTATACAGTAGAAGAGGGGGATCCACTTCTTCCAAACTATGAGTTTTTGGATGTAAATTCAACAGATGGAGAAAATGGAAGTAACGTAAGCAAAGAACAGGTATATACTATTTTTGAAGTAAACAATACAGAACTGAAGAGTACAACATATATGTTTAAGTATGATACAGATACTGATACAATTACTACTGAGCCATATGTATACGATTCTGTTACAATATAAAGAACGGTTGCAGCTGAGAATCCGGAAGAACCGGAACAGCCAACACAGCCGGAACAGCCAATACAGCCAACAACAGATAGAACTTTGAGTACAGAGCAGGTGGAAAAAATTGTTTCTCAGATTAAGAATGCACAGAGCGGAGCGAACATTACCATTTCTATGGAAAATGCAACAATTTTGCCAAAAGAAATATTAGAGACAGCACTGGGAAAAGACATCACTCTTGAACTTCAGATGAATGGATATACATGGAAGATTCTTGGAGCAACAATAAAAACTGGTGAGTTAAATGATATTAATCTGGAAGTAAAAAGAAATACAACTAATATTCCAAGTAATTTGGTTTCTGCAATAGCAGCAACTAATCCGGTAGAACAAATTTCCTTAACACATGATGGAGCATTTGGATTTACTGCATACCTGACTCTGAATGTGGGAAGTCAGTACACGGGAAGAGCCGGAAGACTTTACTACTATAACAATGGAAGTATGGAATTTATGAACGAAGGAGTAATTACTGCTGACGGTAACGTATCCTTAATGTTCAATCATGCTTCTGATTATGCGATTGTAATAAAGGAAGGGATAGCTGCGGATACAACAACTACTACTACAACAACAACTACTGCAGCAACTACCAATGCAACGGCTACTAATGCTCCGAAGACAGGCGATACACAGAACATGGGAGTGTGGTACATATTGTTAGCACTTAGTGGAATCTGCGTAGCTGGAAACTGTTATGCAGTAAAAAAGAGAAGAGCAGGAATGAGATAAAGGTATATAGATAAAAACCAAAAGAGGAGTCTTTGAAAAAGACTCCTCTTTTAAACTTATAAATTTCTTAATCCATTTCATCAAAGGCTTCTTCGTCCAGAAGTTCATCGAAACGGTCAGCAACTGCTTCGTATTCATCGTCTTCTTCAATGTTTTCCAGAGAAGGATTTCCCTCTTCATCTTCAAAATAACGATAGATGTATACTTCACCGTCTTCATTGCCTTCACCATTTTCGTCCAGAGGGAGAAGTGCAATGTAGTTCTGTTCTCCTACATCAAAAATAGTAAGGATTGCACATTCTACATCGGAACCATCATCTAATGATAGAGTGACACGCATATCAGAACCATCATCTTCGGTTATGTCATTTGCTTTGTTTGGATTTTCATTCATATAAAATACCTCATTCTTTCATAAATTAGTTATATGATTGCCTGAATGTGAAGTTCAGGGTGTTTCATTAAGTCAATGTATTCATTTGTCATGGTGTGGATTACCGGGCGGGAGAGATACTTTTGATTCATGAGGACGATTTTTCCACATGTACCATCATTTAAAAGTACACTGTTGCAGATATAAGTATCAACAATACGATTCAGGAAGGTAAGAATATACCTGGAATCATATTTAGTCAGTCCATCTCTTTCAAAAGTAGCAATTACTTCGAATGGGCATAGTCCCTTGCGGTAGCAGCGATTAGCAGTCATTGCATCATAGACATCTGCAATGGCAATAATTTTAGCAAAGTCATCAATGTCTGCATCTTTCAATCCCATCGGATAACCAGTACCGTCACAACGTTCATGGTGCATTAAAGTAGCACGGATAACACGTTTGTCTAAGGGCTGTGTTTCTAATATCTCAGCACCATAGCGAGCATGTTTCTTTACTTCTTCGTATTCTTCAGAAGAGAGATGAGCTGGCTTGCCAAGAATCTCTGGAGGAACCATACATTTTCCAATATCATGCAGTAAGCCGGCAAGAGTTAATGTTTCCAAATTATCTTCAGATAATCCAACCCATTCGCCAAGCATGCGAGAAATTAAAGCAACATTTAAGCAATGGGCATAAGTAGAATCATCAATTTCACGCATGTTGTGTAACATATCGAAGATAGAAAGCGTTGTCAGGTTATTTTTGTACAGACTACTAACCTGGTCTAAAAGAGAAGAAGTGTCTACCGGAACATTTTTCTTAAGTAAGTCATTCATGGACTTTTGAAGAAGTGTTACCTTTTTTCCATAATCAATCTTAAACATATGGAAAGATTTACTGCGGCGAATTTTCTGTGAATAAGAGATAATTTCCTCATGCTCATTTCCGGCAAGTTCTTCTATTGCGGAATTTCGCAATTCGTCTTCTGGAATGATGGCAACCCACTCTATACCATAAAATTCCAGACGGGAAATCTGCTGCACTGTTAAAATAGAATGTTCAGGAAGAATCAACTGACCTGTAGCACTATATACCGGAGCAGCAGTAAACATTCCCGGTTTTACATCAACAATTGCTGTTTTTGTCATATAAATACACCCCGTTTCCTATTTATGAAAAATTTATGTTATTTTTATCATATCATAACTGGAAAAAAAATACTATATTTTTGTTGACAAAGTAGTTTTTTGTGATATACTTTGACTATCAAACTATTTGCAAATCAAAATATAAAGGAGATTAAAGACATGTTAGAAAAAATGAAAGAAATTATTGCAGAACAGTTAAGCGCAGAGGCAGCTGATATTACAATGGAGACTTCTTTTAAAGAAGATTTAGGAGCAGATTCTTTAGATTTATTTGAATTAGTTATGGCTCTGGAAGATGAATATTCTGTAGAAATTCCTTCTGAAGATTTAGAAAATCTGCTTACTGTAGGAGATGTTGTTAATTACTTAAAAGATAAAGGTGTAGAGTAAAAATGAAAACAAGAATCACAGAACTGTTACAAATAGAATATCCAATTATCCAGGGTGGCATGGCATGGGTAGCAGAGCATAATCTTGCGGCTGCAGTGTCACAGGCAGGAGGTCTTGGAATTATTGGTGCAGCCAATGCACCGGCAGAATGGGTGCGTGGAGAAATACGCAAGGCAAGAGAACTCACAGATAAGCCGATTGGTGTTAATGTAATGTTGTTGAGTCCATATGCAGATGAAGTGGCACAGGTATTAGTAGAGGAAAAAATTCCAGTAATTACTACAGGTGCGGGAAATCCGGGAAAGTATATGGAAATGTGGAAAAGTAATGGAAGTAAAGTGATTCCCGTAGTAGCAAGTGTAGCATTGGCAAGAATGATGGAAAAAGGTGGCGCAGATGCAGTCATTGCAGAAGGAACAGAATCTGGTGGACATATCGGAGCCTCCACAACCATGACACTGGTTCCACAGGTAGTAGATGCTGTGAATGTTCCGGTGATTGCAGCCGGAGGTATTGGAGATGGAAGAGGAATGGCAGCAGCACTTATGTTAGGAGCTGAGGCAGTTCAGATGGGAACCAGATTTGTAGTAGCAAAGGAATCCATCTGCCATCAGAATTATAAGGATAGAATCATTAAGGCAAAAGATATTGATTCTGCTGTTACCGGAAGAACTCATGGACATCCGGTTCGTCAGCTGAGAAATCAGATGACAAAGGAATACCTGAAGAAAGAGCAAGAAGGAGTTCCATTTGAAGAGTTAGAACTTTTGACAGTAGGAGCTCTGAAAAATGCTGTTGTAGATGGTGATGTGAAGAACGGAACCGTTATGGCAGGACAGATTGCAGGAATGGTTAAGAAAGAGCAAACCTGTAAGGAAATGATAGAAGAAATTATGGCAGAGACAAAAGGTTTGTTACAGAAAGCAGGAACATTGTATGAGTAAAGTAGCATTTGTTTTCCCGGGACAGGGAGCACAGTATACCGGAATGGGAAAGGATTTCTATGAGAATTTTGACCGGGCAAAGGAAGTATTTGCCGTAGCCAACGAGGTGTCCGGTATGTCTATGGAAGAACTGATTTTTCAAGAAAATGAAAATCTTCATATTACAAAATATACCCAGATAGCAATGCTGACGGTGGAAATTGCAATTTTAAAAGTATTGCAGGAAAAGGGAATCCATTCAGAAGTAAATGCAGGCCTTAGCCTTGGAGAATATGGTGCTTTGGTAGCGTCTGGAGTATTATCTGTGCATGATGCATTGGAGGTAGTAGTAAAACGTGGTGCATATATGCAGGAAGCAGTTCCTACAGGTGGAGCTATGACAGCAGTTATGGGACTCTCTAATGATGTGATTGAAAAGGTCTGTGGTGAAACAGAAGGAATCGTATCAGTTGCAAATTATAACTGTCCGGGACAGACAGTAATTACGGGAGAAGAGGATGCAGTAAACAGAGCTGCGGAAAGCTTAAAAGAGGCTGGTGCAAAACGGTGCATTCCATTAAAAGTAAGTGGACCGTTTCATTCTAAGATGTTAGAGGAAGCGGGAAAGAAACTTGCACAAGAATTGGAAAAAGTAGAAATACAGGAAATTGATATTCCGTACATTACGAATGTGACAGCAGATTATGTAACAGATAAGAATCAAGTAAAGAGTTTATTGGAGAGACAGATTTCCTCTTCTGTATGTTGGCAGCAGAGTGTAGAGCGTATGGTGCAGGATGGTGTAGATACTTTTATTGAAATCGGACCAAAGAAGACTTTAACCGGATTTTTGAAAAAGATAGCACCGGAAGCAAAAGGATATAATGTAGAAACCATAGCAGATTTGGAAAAATTATTAGAGGTATTGGCATGAGTTTAAAAGGAAAAATAGCGTTGGTGACAGGAGCATCCCGCGGAATTGGGAAAGAGATTGCAAAGACACTGGCAGAAGAAGGAGCTTTTGTGGTTGTAAATTACAACGGTTCAAAAGAGGCGGCAGACCAGGTAGTGGCAGAAATTGCAAAAGAGGGTGGAACAGCAGAAAGTTATGGCTGTAATGTCTCAGATTATTCAGCAGTGGAAGCAATGATAAAAGAAATCATCGAAAAGCATGGCAGACTTGATATTTTAGTAAACAATGCCGGAATCACCAGAGATAATCTGATTATGAAGATGAAAGAAGAAGATTTTGATAATGTTATTGCTATTAATTTAAAGGGAACTTTTAATACATCAAAGCATGTTGCAAGACAGATGCTAAAGCAAAAGTCTGGTTGTATTATCAATATTTCTTCCATTTCCGGGGTGATGGGGAATGCTGGTCAGGCAAACTATGCCGCTTCTAAAGCAGGAGTTATTGGACTTACAAAGTCACTGGCGAGAGAATTGGCAACCAGAGAAATTCGTGTAAATGCCGTTGCACCTGGATTTATTGAAACAGATATGACAGGACAGCTTTCTGAAA is a window from the Roseburia sp. 499 genome containing:
- a CDS encoding DUF1292 domain-containing protein — encoded protein: MNENPNKANDITEDDGSDMRVTLSLDDGSDVECAILTIFDVGEQNYIALLPLDENGEGNEDGEVYIYRYFEDEEGNPSLENIEEDDEYEAVADRFDELLDEEAFDEMD
- the acpP gene encoding acyl carrier protein, which gives rise to MLEKMKEIIAEQLSAEAADITMETSFKEDLGADSLDLFELVMALEDEYSVEIPSEDLENLLTVGDVVNYLKDKGVE
- the fabK gene encoding enoyl-[acyl-carrier-protein] reductase FabK codes for the protein MKTRITELLQIEYPIIQGGMAWVAEHNLAAAVSQAGGLGIIGAANAPAEWVRGEIRKARELTDKPIGVNVMLLSPYADEVAQVLVEEKIPVITTGAGNPGKYMEMWKSNGSKVIPVVASVALARMMEKGGADAVIAEGTESGGHIGASTTMTLVPQVVDAVNVPVIAAGGIGDGRGMAAALMLGAEAVQMGTRFVVAKESICHQNYKDRIIKAKDIDSAVTGRTHGHPVRQLRNQMTKEYLKKEQEGVPFEELELLTVGALKNAVVDGDVKNGTVMAGQIAGMVKKEQTCKEMIEEIMAETKGLLQKAGTLYE
- the fabD gene encoding ACP S-malonyltransferase, whose product is MSKVAFVFPGQGAQYTGMGKDFYENFDRAKEVFAVANEVSGMSMEELIFQENENLHITKYTQIAMLTVEIAILKVLQEKGIHSEVNAGLSLGEYGALVASGVLSVHDALEVVVKRGAYMQEAVPTGGAMTAVMGLSNDVIEKVCGETEGIVSVANYNCPGQTVITGEEDAVNRAAESLKEAGAKRCIPLKVSGPFHSKMLEEAGKKLAQELEKVEIQEIDIPYITNVTADYVTDKNQVKSLLERQISSSVCWQQSVERMVQDGVDTFIEIGPKKTLTGFLKKIAPEAKGYNVETIADLEKLLEVLA
- the fabG gene encoding 3-oxoacyl-[acyl-carrier-protein] reductase encodes the protein MSLKGKIALVTGASRGIGKEIAKTLAEEGAFVVVNYNGSKEAADQVVAEIAKEGGTAESYGCNVSDYSAVEAMIKEIIEKHGRLDILVNNAGITRDNLIMKMKEEDFDNVIAINLKGTFNTSKHVARQMLKQKSGCIINISSISGVMGNAGQANYAASKAGVIGLTKSLARELATREIRVNAVAPGFIETDMTGQLSESVIEAGKAQIPFGRFGNPKEVANAVKFLASDDASYITGQVLHVDGGMGM
- a CDS encoding ATP-dependent helicase — translated: MSFNLSQTEAIGHGTGPMLVLAGPGSGKTLVITERTKNLIVNQGVDPSRILVITFTKAAATEMKERFFRLMGGKRYPVTFGTFHAVFFSILKHAYGFRADNIIKEEQRFALMREIITRMHLEYEDENEFIGDILGEIGLVKNSGIPLEHYYSKNCGKEIFEQIYQSYEGQMRQKRLIDFDDMLVYCYELFTQRKDILAAWQKKFQYILIDEFQDINKIQFDIVKMLAEPENNLFIVGDDDQSIYRFRGAKPEIMLGFEKAYPQAKRILLDVNYRSGKEIVETSLRLISHNEARFEKSIHAHRKSTQGVSYQMYESPLEESRAIIRTILEGCEKGKSYNDFAVLFRTNTQPRILMEQMMTYNIPFRTRDNIPNLYEHWITRDILTYIRLAMGGRERRDILQIMNRPKRYITRESVDDEVIAFDAWAEYFYEKKQPWVAERIEQLEADLRVISRISPYAAINYIRHTIGYEEYLKEYADYRRISEDSLIEVLDELQDASREFKIYGAWFDHMDAYTEELKEQKRQQEMMTDCVSLATLHSSKGLEYPIVFLLDVNEEIMPYKKAVLDADLQEERRMFYVGITRAKEALYVNSVKKYNGKEVEPSRFVEEMAEKKMEEE
- a CDS encoding HD-GYP domain-containing protein — translated: MTKTAIVDVKPGMFTAAPVYSATGQLILPEHSILTVQQISRLEFYGIEWVAIIPEDELRNSAIEELAGNEHEEIISYSQKIRRSKSFHMFKIDYGKKVTLLQKSMNDLLKKNVPVDTSSLLDQVSSLYKNNLTTLSIFDMLHNMREIDDSTYAHCLNVALISRMLGEWVGLSEDNLETLTLAGLLHDIGKCMVPPEILGKPAHLSSEEYEEVKKHARYGAEILETQPLDKRVIRATLMHHERCDGTGYPMGLKDADIDDFAKIIAIADVYDAMTANRCYRKGLCPFEVIATFERDGLTKYDSRYILTFLNRIVDTYICNSVLLNDGTCGKIVLMNQKYLSRPVIHTMTNEYIDLMKHPELHIQAII
- a CDS encoding purple acid phosphatase family protein, producing the protein MEATENANIYKLQVPVGISGMVFNSTVDGEEVRSFDVNDIVDGATYVAVDLDAAGKWAVCQSDKIPQKPENPTDEQKKAKQVNTHVGADYDTVYLSFTTAAEVESKVVLKSVSGEETTFTGEHSYSYVSESFKHKIELSGLKPSTKYTYTIGEGNYKFEGSFTTVPAKGSNATLKFAFLADTQVSNGVNAKAAGATFNQLNQIDDLGFIYIGGDITDNADNKLQWETLFENDGAYPTAGIDCLSNNLLAVTQGNHDKNYNNSSLSNYINAPAEAGNLVYSIDYGKVKFIVLNLETAKESDAVRDEQKAYLEKEVADAKENGQWTIVGFHKSIYTGASHIVDSDVKAARKYWSPVLAELDVDVVLEAHDHVYARGFINGDGTRGEVEQDSTGAYISKDNAPLYMVGGHAGGLKWYSQKDYTVEEGDPLLPNYEFLDVNSTDGENGSNVSKEQVYTIFEVNNTELKSTTYMFKYDTDTDTITTEPYVYDSVTI